The DNA window CCAAAGCATAACAGGTTTAAATAGCCTATTTCAATAGGGTAACCCATAATGAGATGATTGCTAACTGAACTTGTCAGTATTTAAGGAAGGATAACGATTACAGATGGATTAAGGCTGTGAAGGGAACTAGCTCGCTACTGAGGTTACTGAGCTTGTTTCATTGTGCTCAGTGTCTGTGCAGATTTGGGCTTTCAGACTCAGGGGAAGGCAGACTTTTCTGTGGAAGTAGCATTTGTCAAGAGGACACtccttttcttctaaaacaCGTGGCCAGAAAAAAGGAAGGTGTAGAGAGAGCTTCCAGGATCAGCTCACTTCTCTAAAAGACAATGGAATAAAGACAACCAAGGTACgattttactgttctttttccGTAGCCTGGATTCTAAGATTTGTCTTGatgacatttgtttttttcctgaagcacaACTGGAATTATAGATTCATTATAAAGCTTGCTGGTCTATTCATACAGGTACATTCCACTTGTGTGGGATCCATGTTCTGCTCGATAAAACGTATTAGAGATACGACAGCACTAATGGTGGTTTTGAAGTTTAATAAATACACGGTGAAAGCATGACATAATGTCATCCAGCATCTTTTTAAACACATGAGGTATTTGgtacaaaaatgcattttcaaggGGTAACACCCACGTATTTTCAAAGGACACCATTCTTATCATTACTGTATGCAAACATAACTAAGGCAAATTACCATATACTCAATACCTTTTTAGTCTTAAGAAACCAGCATCAGTCTTACCTTTTTAGATACCATCCACTGAAAGGGGTAGAAAGAACTGGCCTAGTAGATTAGACACTCAGCTGAGATTaatttctgtctgaaaatgaCTCCATCACTTAAACTTGCTCTGCAACTCAGTCCTTATTTGCAGGGTTACGATAAAGTGTTATTATCCCTTCCTCCCccagacaacaacaaaaagttagATAAATACAGGGTTATGTGTTCTGGTGGTAAACAGTGAGTACTCAGATGTACTGTGATCAACCAGTGCATTTCTGGGCAGACTTTGTCAGACTTAACCTCTCAATGTGGTTGACATCCTTCTGGTTTTTGAGGAGGTGCCTCTGCTGGTACCTCAGCCTGTGACTCACAGCACTTGCTTTTTCTTACCTAAGTCTAGCTTCTCTCAGTGTAGAGGTGCCCGCTGTACAGCCCTCACAGGAGTCAGAGGAATATGTAAAAGTGCTGATAATTTAAATGAGTTTCCTACATAGAAGCTATGCAGGAAATCTATAAACACGAGAATAAGATTATTTCCCTTCCAAGTCAGATGCTTTTATAAGCAGTCTGCAGATTTGAAATGCTTATGCTTAAATTATCGTTCCTCGCTCAAGCAGCAATTCTAGAGCAGTCTGCTCTTACCAAATGAGCTACTGATTCAGTAATAATTCAAGGAGCATCATTTTCAAATCATCCCATCTTCCCGTGCTGTGGGAAGGCTATGAAGCAATACAGTCAAGTTTTGAGCGTCCATGAACTGATTATGTCGCTCTATTGAGAAGTAAAAAAACCTTTCACTCAATCAGCTtacctttattatttttcagtgccaGCAATGCAATATTTAATAAACTGATTTGTTCCTCTAAATTTAAATATCTCAATTTACGCTTAGATTTAAGAACTTGCCTCATGGAATTCATTGAGCATGTATCCATCTGATACAAGGATGGCTTTGAGACAACTTTCTAGTCCACAAAGAAATCCCCTCTGTTCTCTGATGAAGCTCCTAAGAGGTAACATTCCAGCTGTACAAGCTTAAATAAGAAACACATGCTTCCATAGCAGCAGCATGTGCCCACAGCAGTTTAATGATCGTATCGTGTCtcagtgctcctgcagctttTCTTATTGTAGAAAAATAGTTTCACAAGTGGCAGTCAGGGAGCTGGAGTCAAACCGGGTAGAGACTGCCCATCACTGATAGCCAGGGAGCGGCAAGTGCTGTCCCTCCTTTGCTTCAAAAAAGGTGTATGAGAGGGTGATTGAATCAACTTTGGCCATTTTAGGGTCCTCTGCAAACTCGGGGTCAATGTAGAAGAAGACGGGCATATCCACTTCCTCTTGAGGATTCAGCCACtgttcttcaaaacaaaagcactgcatggggaaggaaaaaaaatgagacaaaaagtGTGAACTTTCTCTGCAAAAGCATGGGAACGCTTCATCTTTTAAATAACTCATTCCCCGTAACATCCCTACAGCCTGGGGAGGGAGGAGCTGTACGAGCAGGAGGACAGACAGTTCTTCTTGTGTTACAGAAGAAGAGCTTTCATAAACTGCACAGAGTGCCGCTCAGCCACAACAGTGCCAGCCGTAACTGCCTGCTGTCCGCTGTACCCAATGCCAGGGAACTGGGAACCACTTTAATGCTTTTTATGGAGAGGGTGAGGCTAAAAGCGAGGATTGAAAGTATTCTCTTAATGCTGGCACGTTCAGAATGATACCCAGGGTTGAGATTAGAAGAAATACCTTACGAAGAACGGTTCATATTTGTGTTCACTCACTTGTATCTTGTTGAAGTACTGTCCTGCTTCGAAGGGCACTACGTTGTAGGTGGAGATCCCAATTATTGGTTTGTCTGTAGGATTTTTTGCTTTATAGAACGCCAGCGCCGTCTCTCCGGGTACCACCTGCAGGAGAACCGCGCGGTGCTGAGCCACGAGCTCGGAACGGCGGCAGCGCCCAGCAAACCCCGCGGCTGCAGCAGCTGCGCGTCCTACGAGCACGAGCCGGGACGGCCCCACGCGGGGCAAACCCGGACCAACTCACGTAGATTTCGCTCTGCTGGGGCCGAAAGTTCCACTGCAGCCCGGCGTGCACGTCCGCGTTGAACGTCACCTTCAGCACGCGCTCCCGCACGGGCCGCATCTCCTCCagccgctccgcgccgcgccccgcgcccGTGGTTCCGCCCAACCCCGTCGCCTGCGGACACAGAGGCGGAAAGGCCGCGCTCAGCGCCGCCCGGAGCGCCGCGGGAGCGGACGGGGAGGAGCCGGGGCTACCTGGCAGTACAGGCGGTACAGCGGCACGGCCGCGTACgacatccccaccatgcccacggCGGCCGCCGCGATGTAGGTCAGCGCCGTCCGGTTCCGCCGCCGCCACTCCTCCTCCTGCCGGCGGGTGAAGGGGTTGGAGCTCCGCAGCCCGCGGGCCTGCAGCCTCGGGGACGTCCAGCCGCCGCGGCACGGCCGGGACACGGCCCTGCCCAGCGCCAGAGCCCGCAGCGCGCCCGCGCACAGCTGCAgccgcggccccggccccaTGCTGCCGGCACACGGCGCCGCGCGGCTCTCGCGAGAGGAGGCGGGACCGGCGCGGGACGCGCCTCTCCTCGGCCCGCCTCAGCGCCGCACGCGCCGCCCTCCCGGGGCGGTCCCGCTGAGGGCGGGAGCGGTGCGAGCGGTGCGCGGGGCCGTGGGCGCCGCCCCGCTGAGGCGTGCGGGGCTCCTGACGGACTGCGCCGTTGTCTCCCCGTCGTGACGTGCCGCTCTGGCGGTGTCTGCGTACCGAGGTAACTGTCGCGGCCGTTCGGGTCGGTGGGCTCTTTGTCTCTGGGGGCGGCGCACCGGGTGGGCTTTGTCCGTGCGCGTTACGAGGGCTCCCGGCAGCCACGGGAGGAGCGGAGCGCGGCCCTGCGCTGCGGGCCCGGAGCCGCGGGGAGCGCCTGTGCCGTGCGGGGTTTGCGGGCTGCGGGTCGACAGAGGGCTCTGCGGGCACCGACCGCCGCGCGCTGAGCGCAGCCTTCAGCCGGCGGCCCGAAAGCGTTTACTGCAGCCTTATCGGCAGCGACCGCATCGCTTCTCCGCGCGGGAGGGTCCGACGCGCGCGGACGGCCGTTCCCGTGcgggctgtgctgcacagctgcagcccggAGCTCCGTCTCCACACCTGTGGTCATCGAGTGGCGCAGCGCTGAGCGCGGGGAGCGGACGGTTTCGTGCCGGCGGTCTCTCAGATGAGCGCAGCTGAGCCCGTTTAGCATCGCGCTGCGCACAGCTGCTTTAATCTCGATGACTTCAGTCGCTTTTTAGAAGGTTTTGGTCGTAGGTTCGCTTCTCCTCCCTGTGTCGTGGATGAAGGGTTAGTGAGGATGTCGGCTGTTTTAGTGCAGTGTACACTTAGGTCCGAAGCtattatctgctttttttttggtactgaAGGGTTTGCTTTCTCGCCGTTTCCTTTCCCCACGTGACCCCGGTGCGGGTCGGTGATGGAACGGTTGGCATGCATGAAACAAGAGTAGCCGAGTACATttgaaagagcttttttttccttctttcacagCCGTTATCTCCTCAGCTATGAGCCTGGGCCTCCTGTCTCCGAATTCTTCATTCTGAGCTGTTACTGAAGTAGAAGATGCCCGAAACAGATCTTCCAACAGCTCCCAATGGGGCGTGAGTACTTTGACACCAATTATGGGATTGTAACGGGAAAGTTCTTGCGGTTGTCTTCGTAGAAACGTGTTTTGATGATGCCTTAAAAAGCAACTTTGATACTGAAACAATCTGAAGCCCCTTCTTACAGAAGGTGACACCAACACCAGTGAGTTTACACACAGAGGCAGGAGAGCTCCCGTGCTTCTCATCAGGTCTCTCAGCCCTCTGTTTGAGCTGCTTCTCCACAGTTAAAACCCCACGGAACAATTCCTTAATGCTCCCAAAGCTATGGAAACATGCTTGTGAGCTGTACAGCAAACAGTTTCCTTGTGCATATGCAGGAACTACAAGGGCATAACTGAATGGGGCATATGTATTGTAGTCATCGTATTTTCAGAATAATAAGAATTGTTTTAATGTCATAAACTGCTCGGTAACCATGCCAACAGCATCACTGAGTCTGTAATTAAAAGCAGGCGCAGACAGCCCTTGGTGGACTGTATCATGTTTGCTGTTTATGCAATAGGATCCAGCTTGTGATACTGAAAAGCTTCATTAAGTGATTTAGCATAGCTTAATTATGTCATTTTGTGAATAACTTGGTTAAATcatgcaaatagaaaaaaaaaacaaagcattaaagGAAGTTAACTTTTTTACTGGGGTCTGAAGaagcaaatggaaatgaaaggtGACAGGGAGTGTAATGCAAAAATACACCTTTAGGTAGctatgttttgctttgtgaagTGTTTCATATAAATGGTTAATGGATCACTGTCTTCCAAACGCAGCTTTTCAGGTAAGGAACAAATATGAAGTTAATGCCTGTAGCTGTACGTGAGCCACATCGTGGTGCCCAACTGTCGTTTTCTCTACTTGTTTTAAACTCTGGGAGACAGTATCAGTGTAGAGTGCTTCAAGAATGCAGTTGATTAGATGTTAATTGAGGTTTGCCTAAACTTCAATAATACATTCCTGCTGTACACAGGGGTTACCCTCAAACCATTCCTGCTTCCCCACAATTACACTGTTTGTTGctccagctttttttccctctgagtTTACTGATCAGCACGTAattatatgttttcttttaatgtgtATGATCTAAtcaacaaaatacatttttgaataATTAATGCTTTGAGATAGATGAGAAGAAAGAGTTCATTTACACTGTGTAATAAAGTGTTCTCTTGGCTGGGTCCTTGGGGTCACAATGAATTTTCACCTTCTGGGTTTAGCCAACCTAGAAAGGTTCTGTTGGCATTATTTGCTTAAATGGTGTTTTCGTAAAAGCCCTTTTTGATTTGTGAAGATCTTGTGAATCTTGCTATCAGAGATGATACAGGTCTTTTTTATCATTGCTAAATTACCCTGTAATCCATTTTGGTTGCTAAAGCATTACAAAATTTCTTTGGGGAAAGCTGAGTCATAATTTAAAGCATGGCCACGTGAGGATAGTTTGCTGGCTGTTAGAATGGAGCCTGtctgcctgctgcacagctgtgcctcATCTCCCACCAAAGTTCAGTCTGACCTGCCCTTGTCAGGAGTAACTTTTCAGGTGTTGCAGCATCCCTAGCTCTTCCTGGAAGTAAAAGGCAGAGAGCTGGCACCAGAAGCGATCCCAGTTTTGTGTATGACTTTAGGAACAgtagcagcagcacagcaggaagatTTTAAGGTAAAGAGGGGCAGAAGCCTTGGGGAGGAGCTGAGGAAGCTGAACTGCAGGGTTTTCTCTTGAAGAGGGAATGGAGGAGCAGTTTTTGAACAAAGGATGTATTTCTGATAACCAAACTAATAAAAATAGGTTGGGGTGATAAGGAGGTGATACTACTTTGCATCTGCATATGTTGTTGGGAAGTTTATTGTGCCTGGTTTTATAAGGATCagtctttgcttttttaataatGGAAATATGTAGCTTTGAAACGTATTTGTAAttgtgtgtgtttctgctgcagaaggcaCGATGTGAACGTGCTGTGTTGGTCTGAGTGATTTGTTTTGACAAATGCTCCATGCAGTGATACCACAAACTGAACTGCACTGTTAAGAACACTGCAAAAATAGTTGTAGGAAGGCAATGGGTGTTTTATTTGCTATCATCTGTAACCTTGCCTGGAGCAAATCCAATTGATACAGTGCTGAAAATAACAgtgatttttcctcttttggacTAACATCAGTAACAGTGGCAGAGTTAAACTGATTAGAAAGGACTACAGAGCACACGTTTTCATCACTGAGTGTGTGTGAGCAATCTAAATGAGGCCGGTGGGAGTCCTTTGCTTTGTGGGAGCTGGGAAGGCTGCATTCATGTTTCTGCTTCCATCCTTAGACTTGTGTGTCTGTTGCGGGTCACTTTGGTTTTCAGCCTTCAGCTTTCTGCCTTGTGTGCTGGGAGTGCAGTCTGAGGGCTGATGTCAAAATTCTTGATTGCCCCATAATAAATATGTGGCTTGTAAGCAAAAGGGTTGTTTTCCTGGAATGCCCACGTGCTCATAAAACCA is part of the Gallus gallus isolate bGalGal1 chromosome 18, bGalGal1.mat.broiler.GRCg7b, whole genome shotgun sequence genome and encodes:
- the COX11 gene encoding cytochrome c oxidase assembly protein COX11, mitochondrial encodes the protein MGPGPRLQLCAGALRALALGRAVSRPCRGGWTSPRLQARGLRSSNPFTRRQEEEWRRRNRTALTYIAAAAVGMVGMSYAAVPLYRLYCQATGLGGTTGAGRGAERLEEMRPVRERVLKVTFNADVHAGLQWNFRPQQSEIYVVPGETALAFYKAKNPTDKPIIGISTYNVVPFEAGQYFNKIQCFCFEEQWLNPQEEVDMPVFFYIDPEFAEDPKMAKVDSITLSYTFFEAKEGQHLPLPGYQ